The following are encoded together in the Glycine soja cultivar W05 chromosome 5, ASM419377v2, whole genome shotgun sequence genome:
- the LOC114413548 gene encoding senescence/dehydration-associated protein At4g35985, chloroplastic-like: MGCCFRGSTAIPPPPMETSMPAVSVGEYSGLKQEVLIQIPACKVHLMDGGEALELAQGHFMIIKTFEENVSLATIIKVGDDLQWPLTKDEPVVKLDSLHYLFSLLVKDGEPLSYGVTFSEASLGSLSLLDMFLKDQSCFSGLNLSKKNNLDWREFAPKVDDYNHFLAKAIAGGTGQIVKGIFICSNAYTNKVQKGGETILNSSAGEKTGVVARESMSNKTASASKKNKINKNLKRVRKLSKMTEKLSKSLLNGVGIVSGSVMAPVVKSQPGKAFLRMLPGEVLLASLDAVNKVLDAAEAAEKQTLSATSKAASRAVSNRFGESAGEGTEHVFATAGHAANTAWNVFKIRKAFTPASSATNGVLKNAAKIPSFKH; this comes from the exons ATGGGGTGCTGCTTCCGTGGCTCCACAGCTATACCACCACCACCCATGGAAACCTCCATGCCTGCTGTAAGTGTTGGAGAATACTCAGGACTCAAACAAGAAGTTCTCATACAAATACCAGCATGTAAAGTTCATCTGATGGATGGAGGAGAAGCTCTTGAACTGGCTCAAGGGCACTTCATGATCATCAAAACCTTTGAAGAGAATGTGTCTCTGGCCACAATCATAAAAGTAGGAGATGATCTTCAATGGCCTTTGACAAAAGATGAGCCAGTAGTGAAGTTAGATTCTCTCCATTACCTGTTTTCCTTGCTTGTGAAAGATGGTGAGCCTCTCAGCTATGGTGTGACCTTTTCAGAAGCTAGTTTGGGAAGCTTGAGTTTGCTGGACATGTTTCTGAAGGACCAGTCTTGCTTTTCTGGCTTGAATTTGAGCAAGAAGAACAATCTAGATTGGAGGGAGTTTGCTCCGAAGGTTGATGATTACAATCATTTTCTGGCCAAGGCAATTGCAGGAGGGACTGGTCAGATTGTGAAGGGAATCTTCATATGCAGCAATGCTTACACCAATAAG gTCCAGAAAGGAGGAGAAACGATCCTAAATAGTTCTGCAGGTGAGAAAACTGGTGTTGTGGCCAGGGAAAGTATGAGCAACAAGACTGCCAGTGCCTCAAAGAAGAACAAGATTAATAAAAACCTCAAACG TGTGAGGAAGCTGTCTAAGATGACAGAAAAGTTAAGCAAATCTTTGCTTAATGGTGTTGGTATAGTTAGTGGATCAGTGATGGCTCCTGTGGTTAAATCCCAACCAGGAAAGGCATTCCTAAGGATGCTTCCTGGGGAGGTTCTTTTGGCTTCCCTTGATGCAGTCA ACAAGGTTTTAGATGCAGCTGAAGCTGCTGAAAAACAAACTCTTTCTGCCACCTCCAAGGCTGCATCCAGAGCGGTCTCTAACAG GTTTGGGGAAAGCGCAGGGGAAGGTACTGAGCATGTATTTGCAACTGCGGGACATGCTGCTAACACTGCTTGGAATGTCTTTAAGATACGAAAGGCCTTCACTCCAGCTTCTTCAGCAACCAATGGAGTACTAAAAAATGCTGCCAAGATTCCAAGTTTTAAACATTAA
- the LOC114413549 gene encoding uncharacterized protein C3F10.06c isoform X1, translating to MEAEAEAEGEEGAKLSIYKAARSIKRRENSLYNALRSIYQDSIFVSEISLLWPQLPLLANLRCGLWYSRPAAFHSTCYFKSTDGHTNNCSFTTARLNLHVALLAGQKGGCIIVDSTRRGKRFPDSMSKTIPIWTSVLNRAIKDFRDSNGCPLEWDCSLHLPLWVSQTERASIERRLDEWTLLLKASGADIASLAACLRKPLRPLWISQKTVIWLNEVPHHESWDFTPIILLSASSSSSVVGASQHRTTSEFSWNYIPGAGDDEESWARGLTPAFFWKHVYDLINSAPEVCNQKVADIVEKSRVSRAYRGESAPQITVKPLKSASLSLHEEPSVACDFSNIKIDSESSEDFGISWLGSTNLAVGTAQAAADAADVDCILNCDQESISVCLPSAESYLHLPMVTSKFDRFSLLNNLPKAVSFAKFNLSLGKRLLVCCNNGEDISVCVCLAILMSLFDEKGMFDGGKSFSAAQVTKWDMRRRLVFVCKFATDARPSRGNLRQVFNFLIGGKFNHPLDTGRDE from the exons ATGGAGGCAGAGGCAGAGGCAGAAGGTGAAGAAGGTGCGAAGCTAAGCATTTACAAGGCGGCGAGAAGCATAAAGCGAAGAGAGAACAGTTTGTACAACGCACTGAGATCCATCTACCAAGACTCCATCTTCGTCTCCGAGATCTCTCTTCTATGGCCTCAGCTCCCTCTCCTCGCCAACCTCCGCTGCGGCCTCTGGTACTCCCGCCCCGCCGCCTTCCACTCCACCTGCTACTTCAAGTCCACCGACGGCCACACCAACAACTGCTCCTTCACCACCGCCCGCCTCAACCTCCACGTCGCCCTACTCGCcg GACAGAAAGGAGGCTGCATCATCGTCGATTCCACTCGAAGAGGAAAGCGCTTCCCTGATAGCATGTCTAAAACTATACCCATCTGGACCTCTGTTCTCAATCGTGCCATTAAAGACTTTCGT gatTCTAATGGCTGTCCTCTTGAATGGGATTGTTCCTTGCACCTTCCCCTGTGGGTTTCCCAAACTGAAAGAGCTTCCATTGAGAGGCGGTTAGATGAGTGGACTCTGTTACTGAAAGCAAGTGGGGCTGATattgcctcccttgctgctTGCTTGAGGAAACCCCTGCGCCCTCTCTGGATTTCGCAGAAAACTGTCATCTGGTTGAATGAAGTGCCTCACCATGAATCTTGGGATTTCACACCCATCATTCTTCTCTCCGCGTCGTCTTCTTCATCGGTCGTTGGCGCGAGCCAACACAGGACTACCTCTGAGTTCAGCTGGAATTACATTCCCGGTGCTGGAGACGACGAAGAAAGCTGGGCTAGGGGTTTAACTCCTGCTTTCTTCTGGAAACATGTTTATGATCTTATTAACTCAGCTCCTGAAGTCTGTAACCAGAAGGTTGCAGATATAGTTGAAAAGAGTAGAGTATCCCGTGCTTATAGAGGAGAAAGTGCACCACAGATCACAGTTAAACCGCTCAAGTCAGCCTCCCTTTCATTGCATGAAGAACCATCAGTAGCTTGTGatttttcaaacattaaaaTTGACTCCGAGTCTTCGGAAGATTTTGGAATATCTTGGTTGGGCTCAACTAATTTGGCAGTTGGCACGGCTCAAGCTG CTGCAGATGCTGCTGATGTTGATTGCATATTGAATTGTGATCAGGAGTCAATCTCTGTCTGTCTTCCCAGTGCTGAATCATATTTGCATCTTCCAATGGTG ACTTCAAAGTTTGATCGGTTTTCATTATTAAACAATCTTCCTAAAGCGGTTAGCTTTGCAAAGTTCAATCTCAGCCTGGGAAAAAGACTTCTAGTCTGTTGTAATAACG GGGAAGATATTAGTGTATGCGTTTGTTTAGCAATCTTGATGTCATTATTTGATGAAAAAG GTATGTTTGATGGTGGGAAATCCTTCAGTGCAGCACAAGTCACTAAATGGGATATGAGACGTAGGCTTGTATTTGTCTGCAAGTTTGCAACAGATGCTCGACCATCCAGAGGAAATTTGAGGCAAGTTTTTAACTTTCTAATTGGTGGAAAATTCAATCATCCTCTGGACACGGGAAGAGATGAGTAA
- the LOC114413549 gene encoding uncharacterized protein LOC114413549 isoform X2 has protein sequence MSKTIPIWTSVLNRAIKDFRDSNGCPLEWDCSLHLPLWVSQTERASIERRLDEWTLLLKASGADIASLAACLRKPLRPLWISQKTVIWLNEVPHHESWDFTPIILLSASSSSSVVGASQHRTTSEFSWNYIPGAGDDEESWARGLTPAFFWKHVYDLINSAPEVCNQKVADIVEKSRVSRAYRGESAPQITVKPLKSASLSLHEEPSVACDFSNIKIDSESSEDFGISWLGSTNLAVGTAQAAADAADVDCILNCDQESISVCLPSAESYLHLPMVTSKFDRFSLLNNLPKAVSFAKFNLSLGKRLLVCCNNGEDISVCVCLAILMSLFDEKGMFDGGKSFSAAQVTKWDMRRRLVFVCKFATDARPSRGNLRQVFNFLIGGKFNHPLDTGRDE, from the exons ATGTCTAAAACTATACCCATCTGGACCTCTGTTCTCAATCGTGCCATTAAAGACTTTCGT gatTCTAATGGCTGTCCTCTTGAATGGGATTGTTCCTTGCACCTTCCCCTGTGGGTTTCCCAAACTGAAAGAGCTTCCATTGAGAGGCGGTTAGATGAGTGGACTCTGTTACTGAAAGCAAGTGGGGCTGATattgcctcccttgctgctTGCTTGAGGAAACCCCTGCGCCCTCTCTGGATTTCGCAGAAAACTGTCATCTGGTTGAATGAAGTGCCTCACCATGAATCTTGGGATTTCACACCCATCATTCTTCTCTCCGCGTCGTCTTCTTCATCGGTCGTTGGCGCGAGCCAACACAGGACTACCTCTGAGTTCAGCTGGAATTACATTCCCGGTGCTGGAGACGACGAAGAAAGCTGGGCTAGGGGTTTAACTCCTGCTTTCTTCTGGAAACATGTTTATGATCTTATTAACTCAGCTCCTGAAGTCTGTAACCAGAAGGTTGCAGATATAGTTGAAAAGAGTAGAGTATCCCGTGCTTATAGAGGAGAAAGTGCACCACAGATCACAGTTAAACCGCTCAAGTCAGCCTCCCTTTCATTGCATGAAGAACCATCAGTAGCTTGTGatttttcaaacattaaaaTTGACTCCGAGTCTTCGGAAGATTTTGGAATATCTTGGTTGGGCTCAACTAATTTGGCAGTTGGCACGGCTCAAGCTG CTGCAGATGCTGCTGATGTTGATTGCATATTGAATTGTGATCAGGAGTCAATCTCTGTCTGTCTTCCCAGTGCTGAATCATATTTGCATCTTCCAATGGTG ACTTCAAAGTTTGATCGGTTTTCATTATTAAACAATCTTCCTAAAGCGGTTAGCTTTGCAAAGTTCAATCTCAGCCTGGGAAAAAGACTTCTAGTCTGTTGTAATAACG GGGAAGATATTAGTGTATGCGTTTGTTTAGCAATCTTGATGTCATTATTTGATGAAAAAG GTATGTTTGATGGTGGGAAATCCTTCAGTGCAGCACAAGTCACTAAATGGGATATGAGACGTAGGCTTGTATTTGTCTGCAAGTTTGCAACAGATGCTCGACCATCCAGAGGAAATTTGAGGCAAGTTTTTAACTTTCTAATTGGTGGAAAATTCAATCATCCTCTGGACACGGGAAGAGATGAGTAA
- the LOC114413547 gene encoding uncharacterized protein LOC114413547, with the protein MNATMSSLDLLLFSLSRAFCSSIAVFFQIQGCLICLTLALGWACAAYVRNREIKQMKDCMKNDNSFSFLCHDISELEHSYQVNLPRVTVIMPLKGFGEHNLHNWRSQITSLYGGPIEFLFVVESTEDPAFHAVSRLIAEFEDHVEAKVVVSGLSTTCSQKIHNQLVGVETMHKDSKYVLFLDDDVRLHPGSIGALTREMEKNPEIFIQTGYPLDLPSGSLGSYCIYEYHMPCSMGFATGGKTFFLWGGCMMMHADDFRQDRYGVVSGLKDGGYSDDMTLAAISGAHKRLITSPPVAVFPHPLASDLNFGRYWNYLRKQTFVLESYLTNVNWVMNRALFTTHCYLSWGFVAPYFMAMIHVAAAVRFYYKGFSPEEMAYTSGGLSLVAFLAICTLVELLSMWNLTRIEVQLCNMLSPEAPQLFLASYNWCLVFIAMLVDNFLYPVSAFRSHFSQSINWSGIRYYLKDGKISKIERTPRSKDMGPVFTDLGGKHLYGKKGLPTRGSFLSSLSRSLAQWHQPKKFDN; encoded by the exons atgaacgCAACAATGTCTTCTTTGGATTTGTTACTGTTTTCTCTGAGCAGGGCCTTTTGTAGTTCCATCGCCGTTTTCTTTCAGATCCAG GGGTGTTTAATTTGCTTAACGCTTGCTCTTGGGTGGGCTTGTGCTGCTTATGTCAG GAACAGAGAGATCAAACAAATGAAGGATTGTATGAAGAATGATAATAGCTTTTCTTTCCTTTGTCATGACATTAGCGAACTTGAGCACTCCTATCAGGTCAATCTTCCAAGAGTAACAGTGATTATGCCCCTAAAAGGGTTTGGAGAACATAATCTCCATAACTGGAGGAGTCAG ATAACATCTCTATATGGTGGCCCTATAGAATTTCTTTTTGTGGTAGAAAGTACAGAGGATCCTGCTTTCCATGCTGTATCACGATTAATAGCAGAATTTGAG GATCATGTTGAAGCTAAGGTTGTTGTATCTGGTTTGTCAACAACTTGTAGTCAAAAAATTCACAATCAATTG GTTGGAGTGGAGACAATGCATAAAGATAGcaaatatgtattatttttgGATGATGATGTTAGGTTACATCCTGGATCAATCGGAGCGCTCACTCGTGAGATGGAAAAGAACCCTGAG ATATTTATTCAAACTGGATACCCTCTTGATCTGCCATCTGGAAGCCTGGGAAGTTACTGCATCTATGAATACCATATG CCTTGTTCAATGGGCTTTGCTACTGGTGGAAAAACATTCTTTCTGTGGGGAGGGTGCATGATG ATGCATGCTGATGACTTTAGGCAAGATCGTTATGGTGTAGTCTCCGGACTTAAAGATGGTGGATATTCGGATGATATGACTCTTGCAGCCATATCTG GTGCTCACAAAAGGCTCATTACTTCTCCTCCTGTTGCTGTCTTTCCTCACCCCCTTGCCAGTGATCTTAATTTTGGAAG ATATTGGAATTACTTGAGGAAACAAACATTTGTTTTGGAGTCATATTTAACAAATGTTAACTGGGTGATGAACCGTGCATTGTTTACTACCCACTGCTATTTGTCATGGGGATTTGTGGCACCATATTTTATGGCGATGATCCATGTTGCTGCAGCAGTAAGATTTTACTATAAAGGATTCTCACCTGAAGAAATGGCCTATACTTCTGGTG GGTTATCATTGGTGGCCTTCCTAGCCATATGCACTCTTGTTGAGCTTCTTTCAATGTGGAACTTGACACGGATAGAAGTCCAACTGTGCAACATGTTATCTCCCGAGGCACCACAACTCTTTCTCGCTTCTTATAATTGGTGTCTT GTGTTCATCGCAATGCTGGTGGATAACTTTCTTTATCCTGTGTCTGCATTCCGCTCTCATTTTTCTCAATCTATCAATTGGTCTGGTATTCGGTACTATTTGAAAGATGGGAAAATTAGTAAG ATTGAAAGAACTCCAAGAAGCAAGGATATGGGTCCAGTTTTCACAGATTTGGGAGGAAAACATTTGTACGGAAAGAAAGGGTTGCCTACAAGAGGGTCATTCCTCAGTTCTTTGTCCAGAAGTTTGGCACAATGGCATCAACCCAAGAAATTTGATAACTAG